The following proteins are co-located in the Doryrhamphus excisus isolate RoL2022-K1 chromosome 3, RoL_Dexc_1.0, whole genome shotgun sequence genome:
- the fuz gene encoding protein fuzzy homolog has product MMVQEGPIQLVCLTASSGVPLFTRGASRQLPFSIIGSLNGVHMFGSGQGVVLSSCETEGGGKVVWRVFQDSVMLIAVSGGHQAGSSKGERVYLQRLLENVWSSMVMVLGQDELTNVRNVERLKKDLRSCFGLIDVLLEDQKEGILGQLTHCADCLLSPQPTLLQEALQGFAKAADSEFGCLLVHGRIAAATDMWWRLAPQEIVLLSALMLSLSDSASASCDYPVFLPQGSPTVAHRLLCFRLLPGADVCVLCGPTPSLHGAESGLVGRFWSPLVDTVRNCLAIGERCLPASLFLRPDILAFLLINRENHRSISSVLPPMCAQPQGDPALPPKARCWELLKLFYIFCTTRYFKQEESSPLTEEEEEGAHQGNTGDFVHGLSHQPLQCYLITDECKSFGLQTSQHHLFLLLPPVVPTFALPTIATQTLSTITAATAF; this is encoded by the coding sequence ATGATGGTCCAGGAGGGGCCCATACAGCTGGTGTGCCTCACAGCCAGCAGTGGGGTTCCCCTTTTTACAAGAGGGGCCTCCAGGCAGCTCCCCTTCTCCATCATTGGCTCCCTGAATGGTGTCCACATGTTTGGAAGTGGACAGGGCGTGGTGTTGTCCAGCTGTGAGACTGAAGGAGGTGGCAAAGTGGTGTGGCGAGTCTTCCAGGATAGTGTGATGCTCATTGCTGTGAGCGGGGGTCACCAAGCGGGCAGCAGTAAAGGAGAGCGTGTGTATCTCCAGCGCCTCCTTGAGAACGTATGGAGCTCCATGGTGATGGTGCTAGGGCAGGACGAGTTGACCAATGTGAGGAACGTGGAGCGGCTGAAGAAGGACCTGCGTTCCTGCTTTGGCCTCATCGATGTGCTGCTGGAGGACCAGAAAGAGGGCATCTTGGGCCAGCTGACGCACTGCGCCGACTGCCTGCTGTCTCCGCAGCCGACTCTCCTCCAGGAGGCCCTGCAGGGCTTCGCTAAAGCTGCGGACAGCGAATTTGGCTGCCTCCTCGTCCATGGGCGGATTGCGGCTGCCACAGACATGTGGTGGCGCCTCGCTCCGCAGGAAATAGTGCTCCTCTCAGCGTTGATGCTATCACTCTCGGACTCTGCTTCGGCCTCCTGTGACTACCCCGTGTTTCTTCCTCAAGGCAGCCCCACTGTGGCGCACCGCCTGCTCTGTTTCCGGCTCCTGCCTGGCGCTGATGTTTGTGTGCTGTGCGGGCCCACGCCCTCACTACACGGAGCTGAGAGTGGCCTGGTGGGTCGCTTTTGGTCACCTCTCGTGGACACGGTGAGAAACTGCCTTGCCATTGGGGAACGTTGTCTCCCTGCATCCTTATTCTTACGCCCTGATATCCTCGCCTTTCTCCTCATCAACCGGGAGAACCACCGCTCCATCTCCAGTGTGTTGCCCCCCATGTGTGCTCAACCGCAAGGTGATCCTGCTTTACCGCCCAAGGCTCGCTGCTGGGAACTCCTGAAGCTCTTCTACATTTTTTGCACTACGCGCTACTTCAAGCAGGAGGAGTCAAGTCCActcacagaggaggaggaggagggagccCACCAGGGGAACACAGGGGACTTTGTACATGGACTGTCCCACCAGCCACTACAGTGCTATTTGATCACAGATGAGTGTAAAAGCTTTGGACTTCAGACATCACAGCATCACCTTTTTCTGCTTCTTCCCCCAGTGGTGCCAACTTTCGCCCTCCCCACCATCGCCACACAGACTCTCTCCACCATAACAGCAGCTACTGCATTCTGA
- the ssx2ipa gene encoding synovial sarcoma, X breakpoint 2 interacting protein a: MGEWWTNATGDTSMGNYEISSISHVTMSPSKQTNLVSLNPLPLSKNSYNLITIFCTDDNTPHCISYINQELSSLGLSTCIEASSSGLNAAPALNAMFELLQIQRRTMSTLEELERDQIKKSSTLDQMQMSNSRLKDQLELSMREKSGLHETERQLQLKIKTLQSCLKTEKEEVQKLQNIIASRASQYSHDAKRKERESIKLKERLSQLLVDRKEKKLAIDVLNCLGRADGKRSHWRTTKVAVSHEGQMYKSLLRDYEASQRALMLENAELKKVLQQMKKEMIHILSPRQAPCRGAGADDSQEMVDSDGEKTGNSSRETLDQSCDQAREQLTNSIRQQWRKLRNHMEKLDHQVESHKEVIPREAHEDEMERMRHEVQQCKEFIHAQQQLIQQQLNTSFDDETAELLNGCYTLEEKERLKEEWRLFEEQKRNFERERKYFTEAAIRLGREKRAFEEDRASWLKNQFLNMTPFANRSRCSSSDGQSALSIRSEPEIRMSSPKSQQSKSSTNTTFCTPKPARATTPSTTELYRTLRLISDGSSPRHSNRGRRQEADDEEDQAKFRTGVSSL; the protein is encoded by the exons TCTTTTGCACAGATGACAACACCCCGCACTGCATCTCGTACATCAATCAG GAGCTTTCGTCCCTGGGTCTATCCACATGCATCGAGGCCAGCTCATCCGGCCTGAACGCAGCGCCTGCTCTGAATGCCATGTTTGAGCTGCTGCAGATCCAGAGACGCACGATGAGCACTTTAGAGGAGCTGGAGAGGGACCAGATAAAGAAGTCCAGCACCTTGGATCAGATGCAGATGAGCAACTCCAGACTTAAG GATCAGCTGGAACTGTCCATGAGGGAGAAATCGGGTCTCCATGAGACAGAGAGGCAGTTACAACTCAAGATTAAAACTCTGCAAAGCTGTCTCAAGACAGAGAAAGAGGAG GTTCAGAAACTCCAGAATATCATCGCCAGTCGTGCATCCCAGTACAGCCATGATGCCAAGAGAAAGGAGAGAGAATCCATCAAGCTCAAGGAACGCCTTAGCCAACTACTTGTCGATCGAAAGGAGAAGAAACTGG CTATTGATGTGCTGAACTGCCTTGGCCGAGCAGACGGCAAAAGGAGTCACTGGAGGACGACAAAAGTGGCAGTCAG ccacgAAGGGCAGATGTACAAATCCTTGCTCCGTGACTATGAGGCCAGTCAGAGAGCCCTGATGCTGGAGAACGCCGAGCTGAAGAAGGTCCTGCAGCAGATGAAAAAGGAGATGATTCACATCCTTAGTCCACGGCAAGCACCCTGCAGAGGAGCTGGCGCCGACGACAGCCAGGAGATG gtggatTCTGATGGAGAGAAGACTGGCAACTCCAGCAGGGAAACCCTGGATCAGTCATGTGACCAGGCCAGGGAGCAGCTCACAAACAGCATCCGCCAGCAGTGGAGGAAACTGAGGAACCACATGGAGAAGTTAGACCACCAGG TTGAGTCCCATAAAGAGGTGATACCGAGGGAAGCACACGAGGATGAGATGGAGCGGATGAGGCATGAAGTGCAGCAGTGCAAGGAGTTCATTCACGCACAACAGCAGCTCATCCAG CAACAATTAAACACATCATTTGACGATGAGACGGCCGAGCTGCTCAACGGCTGCTACACCTTGGAGGAGAAGGAGCGACTCAAAGAAGAATGGAGGCTCTTTGAGGAGCAGAAGAGGAACTTTGAGAGGGAGAGGAAGTACTTCACCGAGGCCGCCATCCGCCTGGGCCGAGAG AAAAGGGCCTTTGAGGAAGATCGTGCTTCTTGGTTGAAAAATCAGTTTTTAAACATGACCCCCTTTGCCAATCGTAGTAGGTGCTCGTCGTCTGATGGTCAGAGTGCCTTATCAATCA GAAGTGAGCCAGAGATCAGGATGTCTTCCCCTAAAAGCCAACAGTCCAAATCGTCCACCAACACCACATTCTGTACCCCAAAACCTGCCCGGGCGACCACACCATCCACTACCGAACTTTACCGAACACTCCGGCTCATTTCAGATGGCAG TTCCCCCAGGCATTCGAATCGAGGACGCCGGCAGGAGGCTGATGACGAAGAAGACCAAGCCAAGTTCAGAACTGGAGTATCTTCTTTGTAG
- the gng5 gene encoding guanine nucleotide-binding protein G(I)/G(S)/G(O) subunit gamma-5 → MSSSSNLIAMKKVVQQLRFEASINRVKVSQAAADLQQFCMQNALQDPLLTGVSSSTNPFRPQKVCSFL, encoded by the exons ATGTCGAGTTCCTCCAATCTTATAGCCATGAAAAAAGTCGTACAGCAGCTACGCTTTGAGGCAAGCATCAACAGAGTGAAG GTGTCCCAAGCTGCTGCAGACCTTCAACAGTTCTGCATGCAGAACGCCTTGCAAGACCCCCTGCTCACGGGTGTGTCATCCAGCACCAACCCCTTCAGGCCGCAGAAGGTCTGCTCCTTCTTGTGA